From Candidatus Thermokryptus mobilis, the proteins below share one genomic window:
- a CDS encoding fibronectin type III domain-containing protein: MKRLLIVLFTLLILGCSRELNEMTGPDTTPPSPPQGLSVYFAGDGMVILVWQNNTEPDVDFYKIYRSNDSINFLNIGQSYENIFSDKGLYYDTVYYYYITAVDNSGNESQPSSTVSAKPVNKYPPTQPFGLSVDAHNDPDGIYFNLKWYKNPDGDINLYKIYRSTTQNFTPSDLNLVGWTKDNYFRDTVNLSVNQRYYYKIVAVDKGGLESKPSYEDDDIILKCPSLLNPQDNGTTDYNPVFKWEKVENASGYIIFVSTSKFGNEIWKKVIKGEDSDTFSVTYLGPSLYDGRIYFWKVATFTKSENLINSISETRSFRVSIR, from the coding sequence ATGAAGCGCCTTTTAATCGTTCTTTTCACTTTGCTAATTCTCGGATGCTCAAGGGAATTAAATGAAATGACAGGTCCTGACACAACTCCACCCTCACCACCCCAAGGACTTTCTGTTTATTTCGCCGGCGATGGTATGGTTATTCTCGTCTGGCAAAATAACACAGAACCAGATGTTGATTTCTACAAAATTTATCGCTCAAATGACAGCATAAACTTTCTCAATATAGGTCAATCTTATGAAAACATATTTTCCGACAAAGGACTTTATTATGATACGGTTTATTACTATTACATAACCGCTGTTGATAACTCTGGAAACGAGAGCCAACCGAGTTCAACTGTAAGCGCAAAACCTGTGAATAAGTATCCACCCACTCAACCTTTCGGTTTAAGCGTTGATGCACACAATGACCCTGATGGCATTTACTTTAACCTGAAATGGTATAAAAATCCAGATGGAGACATAAATCTTTACAAGATCTACAGATCAACAACGCAAAATTTCACTCCCAGCGATTTAAATTTAGTTGGATGGACAAAGGACAATTACTTTCGCGATACTGTTAATTTAAGCGTAAATCAGAGATATTACTACAAAATCGTAGCAGTTGACAAAGGAGGACTTGAAAGCAAACCAAGCTACGAAGACGATGACATAATTTTGAAATGCCCGAGTTTGCTAAATCCACAAGACAATGGCACAACGGATTACAACCCGGTTTTCAAGTGGGAAAAAGTTGAAAACGCTTCTGGATACATAATTTTTGTCTCAACCTCAAAATTTGGAAATGAGATATGGAAAAAAGTGATAAAAGGTGAAGATTCCGATACATTTAGCGTCACTTATCTTGGTCCGTCACTCTATGATGGCAGGATTTATTTTTGGAAGGTTGCAACTTTTACAAAAAGTGAAAACCTGATAAATTCAATAAGTGAAACAAGGAGCTTCAGGGTTAGCATAAGATGA
- a CDS encoding ABC transporter ATP-binding protein, with amino-acid sequence MIEAINIVKYYNDKLVLKGVSFSVGEGEICGYIGPNGAGKTTTIKILTGIIKPNSGLAYINGINVVEKPDDVKKIIGYIPEHAPMFETLTPMEFLSFVGKIYGMSEGEIERNVFELMEIFEIYDFKDEPMLSFSKGMKQKVILISAIMHDPKVLFLDEPLNGLDTNAIQIFKEMIKKMAKNGKTIFYSSHLLDVIERICDKLIIINKGKIIASGTVEDILREANVSQLNEAFIKLTGIETPSEKIDKFLNRSK; translated from the coding sequence ATGATTGAGGCAATAAACATAGTCAAATACTATAACGATAAACTTGTGCTTAAGGGTGTAAGTTTCAGCGTCGGTGAGGGTGAAATATGTGGTTATATTGGACCGAACGGGGCTGGAAAAACAACAACGATAAAGATTTTAACTGGGATTATAAAACCAAACTCCGGCTTGGCTTATATTAACGGGATAAATGTGGTTGAAAAACCAGATGATGTAAAAAAAATAATTGGTTATATCCCGGAACATGCACCTATGTTTGAAACATTGACGCCGATGGAGTTTTTAAGTTTTGTCGGGAAAATCTACGGAATGAGCGAGGGGGAGATTGAAAGAAATGTCTTTGAACTTATGGAAATTTTTGAAATTTACGATTTCAAAGATGAACCGATGTTAAGTTTTTCAAAGGGCATGAAACAGAAGGTCATTTTAATTTCAGCCATTATGCACGACCCGAAGGTTTTATTCCTTGATGAACCGCTTAATGGTCTTGACACGAACGCAATTCAAATTTTTAAGGAGATGATCAAAAAAATGGCGAAAAATGGAAAAACGATTTTTTACTCCTCACATCTACTTGATGTGATAGAAAGGATATGCGACAAGCTTATAATAATAAACAAAGGTAAAATAATAGCAAGTGGAACCGTTGAAGATATCTTGCGAGAAGCCAATGTCTCGCAGTTAAATGAAGCGTTCATCAAATTGACGGGGATTGAAACCCCAAGCGAAAAGATAGATAAATTTTTAAATCGTTCAAAATGA
- a CDS encoding DUF2851 family protein yields the protein MKKVQMPRAIDETYLYSIWLSFWDKLELRTKNSDKIEVLNSGEMNTSDGADFTDARIKINGKILRGDVEIHLKASDWKNHKHHIDERYNTVILHVVANDDTDNGFVYTVSGRGVLTAEISNINEFSKAIKRDERIKCYAFNKNVPMDEKLKWIKKLGLTRLFFKARNLSERLAEIIDENFFMIAESPSDYFSTYKGYSLFQLSHKFVWDQLLYEKVMEALGYSKNKEPFQKLARNLTLRFIADNSFAHTYERQILKIQSILFGVAGFIKHYKGKRSDAETKIFLNELEREWLEVKKNYRRELLHYSEWKFSSTRPANSPIFKLSGASKIVWRIIHEDFFAKMSDIITSKLKPIEKAKHLVELFRVRSEGYWENHYNFGGSSRVKTGFAIGTSKASEIVVNGVLPMMLTFARIFNNRVLENGVIEIYKNFPGLSPNWITSKIEEELLLGKVRISPSAVMHQGGIQLYKFYCSNSLCNACAIGIKLFS from the coding sequence ATGAAAAAAGTTCAAATGCCTCGCGCAATAGATGAAACATATCTTTATTCAATTTGGCTTTCGTTTTGGGACAAGCTTGAACTTCGGACGAAAAATTCGGATAAAATTGAAGTTTTAAATTCTGGCGAGATGAACACAAGCGATGGGGCTGACTTCACAGATGCAAGAATAAAGATAAATGGGAAAATTCTTAGAGGCGATGTTGAAATACACCTTAAGGCATCTGATTGGAAAAATCACAAACATCACATTGATGAAAGATATAACACTGTCATACTCCATGTCGTTGCCAATGACGATACAGACAATGGCTTTGTTTATACGGTTTCTGGCAGAGGCGTCCTCACGGCTGAAATATCCAATATAAATGAGTTTAGCAAAGCGATCAAAAGAGATGAAAGGATAAAATGCTATGCTTTTAATAAAAATGTCCCGATGGACGAAAAATTGAAATGGATTAAGAAGCTTGGTCTGACAAGGTTGTTTTTCAAGGCGAGGAACTTAAGCGAGAGATTGGCTGAGATAATTGATGAGAACTTTTTTATGATAGCAGAGTCCCCATCAGATTATTTCTCAACATATAAAGGTTATTCTCTTTTCCAGCTTTCACATAAATTTGTTTGGGATCAACTTCTTTATGAAAAAGTTATGGAAGCCCTTGGGTATTCAAAGAACAAAGAGCCATTTCAAAAGCTTGCACGAAATTTAACCTTGAGGTTCATCGCCGATAATTCCTTCGCTCATACATATGAAAGACAAATTTTGAAAATTCAATCTATACTTTTCGGTGTAGCTGGTTTCATTAAGCATTACAAGGGGAAAAGAAGCGATGCGGAGACGAAAATTTTTCTTAATGAGCTGGAGAGAGAATGGCTTGAGGTAAAGAAAAATTATCGCAGGGAACTTTTGCACTATTCGGAATGGAAATTTTCCTCTACCAGACCTGCCAATTCGCCGATTTTTAAACTCAGCGGTGCTTCTAAAATTGTGTGGAGAATAATTCACGAGGATTTTTTTGCGAAGATGAGCGATATCATAACCTCAAAATTGAAGCCGATTGAAAAGGCAAAACATCTTGTTGAACTATTTCGTGTGAGGTCAGAGGGCTATTGGGAGAACCATTATAATTTTGGTGGTAGCAGTCGGGTTAAAACTGGTTTCGCTATTGGTACCTCAAAAGCAAGCGAAATTGTTGTGAACGGAGTTTTGCCGATGATGCTGACCTTTGCAAGAATTTTTAATAACAGGGTGTTAGAGAATGGAGTTATAGAGATTTATAAGAATTTCCCAGGTCTTTCACCAAATTGGATAACTTCAAAAATTGAGGAAGAGCTTTTGCTTGGGAAGGTTAGAATTTCACCTTCAGCGGTGATGCATCAGGGCGGGATTCAACTTTATAAATTTTATTGTTCAAATTCGCTCTGTAACGCATGTGCTATCGGGATTAAGTTATTTTCGTGA
- a CDS encoding metallophosphoesterase, producing MTLLLLGLLLLIYIYLSSKISFALRQLGFNHLKFLPLFILIYFLSYPLIGLFGFLLGSQAIISTFRFGNKIFDVTFTYPFWVGLVFALQTFFPFLLIDIARLILKSTTLALNQARLNIIFPLLIILIAVVNLIYAGVKTYIDTNKINISRATLKVDNLPGSLNGFKIVHISDIQADERTGREKIGRYINIVNSLEPDIVIFTGDIVTYGTKHIPLAVEMISKVNSKFGLYSCIGDHDYWAGVENINTEMAKYGLKLFDNENVKLKIDGATLGLTLVTNIYSKRPQTDILENLASSNDADIKIFVTHQPSEFLVNFAKERNYKLFLSGHTHGGQVVISLFGFEIIPSRIETKFVSGFYDLGSILVSVNRGLGFTAAPIRFNAPAEVTLIKLVPGS from the coding sequence ATGACACTTTTGCTACTTGGACTTCTTCTTTTAATTTACATCTACTTGTCGTCTAAAATTTCCTTCGCTTTAAGACAATTGGGGTTCAATCACTTGAAATTTCTCCCGCTTTTCATCTTGATTTATTTCCTCTCTTATCCATTAATTGGACTTTTCGGCTTCTTGCTTGGTTCACAGGCGATAATCTCAACATTTCGTTTTGGGAATAAAATTTTTGATGTGACTTTCACTTATCCATTCTGGGTTGGTCTCGTCTTTGCGCTTCAAACATTCTTCCCATTTCTCTTAATTGACATAGCAAGGTTAATTTTAAAATCAACAACGCTCGCTTTAAATCAGGCAAGGTTAAATATCATTTTCCCCTTGCTGATAATTTTAATAGCCGTCGTAAACCTAATATACGCTGGGGTAAAAACATACATTGACACGAACAAGATAAACATCAGCAGGGCAACTTTAAAAGTTGACAATCTTCCGGGAAGTTTGAACGGTTTTAAAATCGTTCACATAAGCGATATTCAAGCCGATGAAAGAACCGGAAGGGAAAAGATTGGGAGATACATAAACATTGTAAACTCGCTTGAACCTGACATTGTAATTTTCACTGGTGATATAGTCACTTATGGAACCAAACACATTCCATTAGCGGTTGAAATGATTTCAAAGGTGAATTCAAAATTCGGCTTATATTCTTGCATTGGTGACCACGATTACTGGGCTGGCGTTGAAAACATAAATACCGAAATGGCGAAATACGGCTTAAAACTCTTTGATAATGAAAATGTGAAATTAAAAATTGACGGCGCAACGCTTGGCTTAACCCTCGTAACTAACATATATAGCAAACGACCGCAGACGGATATACTTGAAAATCTCGCATCAAGTAATGATGCTGATATAAAAATTTTTGTTACCCACCAACCATCTGAGTTCCTTGTTAATTTTGCAAAAGAAAGAAATTACAAACTTTTCCTTTCGGGTCACACTCACGGTGGTCAAGTTGTCATTTCGCTTTTCGGATTTGAGATAATACCTTCAAGAATTGAAACAAAATTTGTCTCGGGGTTCTATGATCTCGGCTCAATTTTGGTAAGTGTAAATCGCGGGCTTGGTTTTACAGCTGCGCCAATACGGTTCAATGCACCCGCGGAGGTGACGCTAATAAAACTCGTCCCAGGAAGTTAA